In Rouxiella sp. WC2420, the following proteins share a genomic window:
- the panB gene encoding 3-methyl-2-oxobutanoate hydroxymethyltransferase yields the protein MKATTMSQLRQWKQEKHKFATITAYDASFAQLFAEQGIPVMLIGDSLGMVVQGQDSTLPVTLEDIVYHTRCVRRGAPKALLLSDLPFMTYATPEQTFHSAAQLMRAGANMVKLEGGSWLCETVSMLTERAVPVCGHLGLTPQSVNIFGGYKVQGRGEAAANQLLQDALALEKAGMQLLVLECVPVELARRVTQELTIPVIGIGAGSATDGQILVMHDAFGITGGHIPKFAKDFLAEAGDIRDAVRLYVKEVEEGVYPGLEHSFQ from the coding sequence AAGCAGGAAAAGCACAAATTTGCGACCATTACCGCCTACGATGCCAGCTTTGCCCAGCTATTTGCCGAGCAAGGTATTCCCGTAATGCTGATAGGCGATTCGCTGGGAATGGTGGTGCAGGGACAGGATTCTACGCTTCCGGTGACGCTCGAAGATATTGTTTACCATACACGCTGTGTACGTCGTGGTGCGCCAAAAGCGCTGCTGCTTTCTGACCTGCCGTTCATGACTTACGCGACTCCAGAACAAACCTTTCACAGCGCAGCACAATTGATGCGCGCCGGGGCCAATATGGTCAAGCTCGAGGGTGGAAGCTGGCTGTGTGAAACCGTGTCCATGCTAACCGAACGTGCTGTGCCGGTTTGCGGGCATTTGGGCCTGACGCCACAGTCGGTTAATATCTTCGGCGGTTACAAGGTACAGGGTCGCGGTGAAGCAGCGGCCAATCAGCTGTTACAAGATGCTCTGGCGCTGGAAAAAGCCGGCATGCAGCTGCTGGTACTGGAGTGTGTGCCGGTTGAACTGGCCCGTCGAGTGACGCAGGAGTTAACTATTCCGGTAATTGGTATTGGCGCGGGCAGTGCTACCGACGGCCAGATTCTGGTTATGCACGATGCGTTTGGCATTACCGGTGGACACATCCCGAAATTTGCCAAAGACTTCCTGGCCGAGGCTGGCGACATTCGTGACGCCGTGCGCTTGTACGTCAAAGAGGTCGAGGAAGGCGTGTATCCGGGCCTTGAGCACAGTTTTCAGTAA
- the panC gene encoding pantoate--beta-alanine ligase, translating into MLIIETIPLLRREIRFFKQNNKRIALVPTMGNLHQGHMTLVDEARARADIVIVSIFVNPMQFERADDLERYPRTLQEDCEKLNKRGVDLVFAPIPAEVYPKGLASQTQVDVPGLSTILEGASRPGHFRGVSTIVSKLFNLIQPDVACFGQKDYQQLALIRALVEDMGYDLEIVGVPTVRAKDGLALSSRNGYLTHDERKIAPKLAKIMNQLATRLSQGERHVEELLTDCAEQLREAGFTPDELFIRDAKNLRDLSVDSTSAVILMAAWLGKARLIDNQEVDLTV; encoded by the coding sequence GTGTTAATCATTGAAACTATCCCGCTGCTGCGTAGAGAGATCCGCTTCTTCAAGCAGAACAACAAGCGCATAGCGCTGGTGCCGACGATGGGCAATTTACATCAAGGCCATATGACGTTAGTGGATGAAGCCAGGGCGCGCGCCGACATTGTTATCGTCAGCATCTTCGTGAACCCGATGCAGTTTGAACGTGCCGACGACCTCGAACGTTATCCTCGAACCCTGCAGGAAGACTGCGAGAAGCTGAATAAACGCGGCGTTGATCTGGTATTCGCACCGATTCCGGCCGAAGTTTATCCGAAAGGTCTGGCTTCGCAGACTCAGGTTGACGTGCCCGGCCTGTCGACCATCCTCGAAGGTGCCAGCCGCCCGGGGCATTTTCGTGGCGTCTCGACCATCGTCAGCAAACTGTTTAACCTGATACAGCCCGATGTCGCCTGTTTTGGTCAGAAAGACTATCAACAGCTGGCGCTGATCCGCGCGTTGGTAGAAGATATGGGCTACGATCTGGAGATTGTTGGCGTACCGACAGTCCGCGCCAAAGACGGTCTGGCGCTCAGTTCGCGCAACGGTTACCTGACCCACGATGAACGTAAAATCGCGCCCAAGCTGGCAAAAATCATGAATCAGCTGGCAACTCGCCTGTCTCAGGGAGAACGCCACGTTGAAGAACTACTGACAGACTGCGCCGAACAACTGCGCGAGGCAGGTTTCACCCCGGACGAACTGTTTATCCGCGATGCCAAAAACCTGCGCGATCTGTCGGTAGACAGCACCTCGGCGGTGATCCTGATGGCCGCATGGCTTGGCAAAGCTCGCCTGATAGACAATCAGGAAGTCGATCTGACCGTCTAA